One Spirochaeta cellobiosiphila DSM 17781 DNA window includes the following coding sequences:
- a CDS encoding ankyrin repeat domain-containing protein yields MEKKVMIALIFLVLICCTKEVKIVKTPDELLFEAIDKNDISLLKEAINSGANVNATDLEEEAVYNNGDSALVLTYGSTDFEISKYLIENGAEIDARDIHGNTVLMHSALFADLERVKYLVSHGADVNASAIDGTTPLMNASIADFETIDNDSMERLSTKTVSYLIQHGAEVNANKEDGNTALMNASWSGNLYTVKTLISNGADVNSKDIEGTTPLMYAVGSNKYALLSDREIKMILKIGDALIANSNVSKTHPALTEFNEQIEDLGNTDILGVMELIQTVNYLILMGANVNDRNNNGATALMQAELKGNTEIIEILKKNGARQYPLALDIATDYLITGCQRGDITLIEQALRNGADVNRKKRDYINNSGDTPLEIAINGGYLEVINYLIDNGANQLNESLLFASRKGNLNTVKLLIARGANINYEDEHGKTALKIASVYHKKDVVEYLETFQKGN; encoded by the coding sequence TTGGAAAAAAAAGTAATGATAGCACTCATATTTCTAGTTCTTATCTGTTGTACAAAAGAAGTTAAAATAGTCAAAACCCCTGATGAGCTATTATTTGAAGCCATAGATAAAAATGATATATCACTTCTGAAGGAGGCCATCAATTCTGGAGCGAATGTTAATGCAACCGACCTCGAGGAAGAGGCTGTTTATAACAATGGAGATAGCGCCTTAGTATTAACTTATGGATCTACAGATTTTGAAATATCCAAATATTTGATCGAGAACGGTGCAGAGATAGATGCCAGGGATATACATGGCAACACTGTGTTGATGCATTCTGCCCTATTTGCAGACTTAGAGAGAGTGAAATATCTAGTATCCCATGGTGCAGACGTAAATGCTAGTGCCATTGACGGTACTACTCCACTCATGAATGCATCAATAGCAGATTTCGAAACGATAGACAATGATTCCATGGAAAGATTAAGTACCAAAACAGTATCCTATCTTATTCAACATGGTGCAGAAGTCAATGCCAATAAAGAGGATGGAAATACCGCTCTGATGAATGCCTCTTGGTCTGGTAACTTATACACAGTTAAAACATTAATTTCAAATGGAGCCGATGTTAATAGTAAAGATATTGAAGGGACAACTCCCTTAATGTATGCTGTTGGTAGTAACAAGTACGCCCTCCTATCTGACAGAGAAATAAAAATGATATTAAAAATTGGTGATGCCTTGATTGCCAATAGTAATGTTAGTAAAACACATCCTGCTTTAACTGAGTTCAACGAACAAATAGAAGATCTTGGAAACACTGATATTTTAGGTGTTATGGAATTAATACAGACTGTCAATTATTTGATATTGATGGGAGCAAATGTTAACGATAGAAATAACAACGGGGCAACAGCTCTCATGCAGGCAGAATTAAAGGGAAATACAGAAATTATAGAAATCCTAAAGAAAAATGGTGCACGTCAATATCCTCTTGCTTTAGATATAGCAACAGATTATCTCATCACAGGTTGCCAACGAGGAGATATCACATTAATTGAACAGGCATTGAGAAATGGTGCAGATGTTAATAGGAAAAAAAGAGATTATATTAATAACAGTGGTGATACCCCTTTAGAAATAGCAATAAATGGGGGGTATCTGGAAGTTATCAACTATCTAATTGATAATGGAGCCAATCAATTAAATGAATCCTTATTATTTGCCTCACGCAAAGGAAATCTAAATACTGTTAAATTATTAATTGCTAGAGGAGCTAATATAAATTATGAAGATGAACATGGTAAAACAGCTCTAAAAATCGCATCTGTCTATCATAAAAAGGATGTTGTTGAATATTTAGAAACTTTTCAAAAAGGAAATTAG
- a CDS encoding HEAT repeat domain-containing protein, protein MDLSTIKEYLNSTDTNKIELALDAISDLNPPNAIELIAPFLEHEEGSVRSGAVFNLGELHNPKAIPLIKRYVRIEKDKFHRGFGIQALSNFIMLDNLFFLGEVLQEDESMKNKNQFIKMNIADQLGDYSKYEYALELLEILLKDENPKVRTHAVDALVKFDCKKAKKLWVEIVKQENQNQYIIDLAKSQLNDVI, encoded by the coding sequence ATGGATTTGTCGACCATCAAAGAATATTTAAACAGCACTGATACCAACAAAATTGAATTAGCACTTGATGCTATTAGTGATTTGAATCCACCAAACGCTATTGAATTAATTGCACCTTTCCTCGAACACGAAGAGGGCAGTGTACGTTCTGGAGCTGTATTCAATTTAGGAGAACTACACAATCCAAAAGCTATACCACTCATTAAACGATATGTAAGAATAGAGAAAGACAAGTTTCATAGAGGATTTGGAATACAAGCATTAAGTAATTTTATTATGCTAGATAATTTATTTTTTCTAGGTGAAGTATTGCAGGAAGACGAGTCTATGAAGAATAAAAATCAATTTATAAAGATGAATATTGCTGATCAACTTGGAGACTATTCTAAATATGAGTATGCTCTTGAGCTTTTGGAGATATTATTAAAAGATGAAAATCCAAAAGTAAGAACTCATGCTGTAGATGCTCTTGTAAAATTTGATTGCAAGAAAGCTAAAAAGCTTTGGGTAGAAATTGTAAAACAAGAGAACCAAAATCAATACATAATAGATTTAGCAAAATCTCAATTAAATGATGTTATCTGA
- a CDS encoding ankyrin repeat domain-containing protein → MKEVIDMIKALNVEELRQWLINGNNPNRSLGDNYNFSILQYVLDELDDDEFDNQKGSNIVSLLIEYNVDVNQCCGNKNELPIFKAIKENNLEITKLLLKAGANIDFIDNIGESPLRYAV, encoded by the coding sequence GTGAAAGAAGTAATAGATATGATAAAAGCTTTGAATGTAGAGGAATTGAGACAGTGGCTAATAAACGGAAATAATCCCAATAGATCTTTAGGAGATAATTACAATTTCTCAATTCTTCAATATGTATTAGATGAGCTAGATGATGACGAATTTGATAATCAAAAGGGATCTAACATTGTTAGCTTACTCATTGAATATAATGTCGATGTAAATCAGTGTTGTGGTAATAAAAATGAGTTGCCTATTTTTAAAGCCATAAAAGAGAATAATCTGGAGATTACTAAACTTTTATTAAAAGCGGGAGCCAATATTGATTTTATAGATAATATTGGAGAATCCCCATTAAGGTATGCTGTATAA
- a CDS encoding HEAT repeat domain-containing protein, with protein MYDIESIRKKINSDDTFEMYDALIDIGKNELYEFESVVRRFLKHTDSEVRRAAIMVLSTYWERKYIITELENIWKNDIDELVRVTALISWIAYFQNTKDKEITLKLHSLIVDEIVELEIKKEAIKGIYIVNNRKVPEKEIGKLDFVFDEIEFNKHIDWEEINQIISSV; from the coding sequence ATGTATGATATAGAATCCATAAGAAAGAAAATAAACTCAGATGATACATTTGAAATGTATGATGCTTTAATTGATATAGGTAAAAATGAGTTGTATGAATTCGAAAGTGTTGTTAGAAGGTTTTTAAAACATACAGATTCAGAAGTTAGAAGGGCTGCAATTATGGTTCTTAGCACATATTGGGAACGGAAATATATAATTACTGAGCTAGAAAACATATGGAAGAACGATATTGATGAACTGGTACGGGTTACAGCACTAATTAGCTGGATTGCATATTTTCAAAATACAAAAGATAAGGAAATTACTTTAAAATTGCATTCTCTTATTGTGGATGAAATTGTTGAGTTAGAAATTAAAAAAGAAGCCATTAAAGGAATATATATTGTTAATAATAGAAAAGTGCCTGAAAAAGAGATTGGGAAATTAGATTTTGTTTTTGATGAAATAGAGTTTAATAAACATATTGATTGGGAGGAGATTAATCAAATTATTAGTAGTGTTTGA
- a CDS encoding Vps62-related protein, translating into MKKEKQFGDLILTFTDYFELRYNDSGSGAHSDGAFWHPIAPSGFYPLGSIGTSNYDNINGKRASICIKAAPGCEDAIKRPIGYDLIWADHGSGAHMDGSCWRPKAPTGYVSLGDVFVRGYNIPSLNDIMCVRKDLTDRGRIGNEIWADHGSGAKSDFTSFQIQANSETLDSEKGVFAPNTFVGNNKYSKPTDAPELNCLYLQFPVEVSSVPEVPKLSGHFMPPEYAGKTIDRIISVPFTAINDDAYSLSWKVNNSPFYQVERQISYKRELYDYNMTSVDQVVSRSITTGISESTSSSFYVHTGIKVSYSSGVACLGGEVSAEISTELGWETTDSTEEFREDTVNKQLVTPPQKSAAIWALSYSLQIVRGNGTYLANQLSFDVSSFVHDEFPD; encoded by the coding sequence ATGAAAAAAGAAAAACAGTTTGGCGACCTAATTCTTACATTCACAGATTATTTTGAACTAAGATATAATGACAGTGGAAGTGGGGCTCATAGTGATGGAGCATTTTGGCATCCAATAGCCCCATCTGGTTTTTATCCATTAGGAAGCATTGGTACATCGAATTACGATAATATAAATGGTAAAAGAGCGAGTATTTGTATTAAAGCTGCACCTGGATGTGAGGATGCAATAAAAAGACCTATAGGATATGATTTGATTTGGGCAGATCATGGTTCTGGTGCACATATGGATGGGTCCTGCTGGCGACCTAAAGCTCCTACTGGATATGTAAGTCTAGGGGATGTCTTTGTTCGTGGATATAATATTCCTTCTCTGAATGACATTATGTGTGTAAGAAAGGATTTAACAGACAGGGGAAGAATAGGTAATGAAATATGGGCAGATCATGGTTCTGGTGCAAAGAGTGATTTTACTTCATTTCAAATTCAAGCAAATAGTGAGACCCTAGATTCTGAAAAAGGAGTGTTTGCTCCAAATACATTTGTTGGAAATAATAAATATAGTAAGCCAACAGATGCTCCAGAATTAAACTGCTTATATTTACAATTTCCTGTTGAAGTATCTTCAGTACCAGAAGTTCCAAAACTTTCTGGACACTTTATGCCTCCAGAATATGCTGGCAAGACTATTGATAGAATAATATCTGTTCCTTTTACCGCAATAAACGATGATGCTTATAGTTTATCCTGGAAAGTTAATAATTCACCATTTTATCAAGTAGAACGACAGATTTCGTACAAAAGAGAATTATATGATTACAATATGACATCAGTAGATCAAGTAGTAAGTAGAAGTATTACTACAGGTATATCTGAATCAACGAGTAGTTCATTTTATGTTCATACTGGAATTAAGGTTTCTTACTCAAGTGGAGTTGCATGTTTGGGCGGAGAAGTTTCTGCTGAAATATCCACTGAATTAGGTTGGGAGACAACAGATAGTACTGAAGAATTTAGAGAAGATACTGTTAATAAACAATTGGTAACACCACCACAGAAATCAGCAGCTATTTGGGCACTTTCTTATTCTCTACAAATTGTCAGAGGTAATGGAACCTATCTAGCGAATCAACTAAGTTTTGATGTAAGTTCATTTGTTCATGATGAGTTCCCTGACTAA